Proteins found in one Herbiconiux sp. A18JL235 genomic segment:
- a CDS encoding carboxylesterase/lipase family protein: MTVAGQDSLIRRIAGGAVRGARDGAVLSWKGIPFAAPPVGERRFRRPQPAPPWPELRDATRFGPMAPQRVLKSMEVDPSVPIEEDCLTVNVWAPEGPPPEGREGRPVMVWIHGGGYFQGSTAQRYYDGSRLAERGDVVVVSINYRLGVLGFVDFTGLGGSAAASGFAHGFDSNVGLRDQIAGLEWVRENIAAFGGDPGDVTLFGESAGGACVIALMTSPPAEGLFHRAIAQSAPVTSVYGRERAARVAERFLSIVGIEPGQAWRLRDLDPFDLVDAGAELIHEVSASVPGTLALAPVWGDEVLPEAPLTAFREGRAARIPLIIGTNHDESSFFKLMRSPLLPITPEAVEQMFAEIANDNPAFSGVGERITGAYPAYPRRRAPAEVSRDAGFRMPSIWLAEAHSAVAPTWMYRFDHATPLLKVTGIGATHAAELAYVFRSFAPRGKDIVFALGGRAEALAISERMQGRWVAFAHGLDPDAPHAPNPDGTVVSWPRYDTDDRLTLIIDRDDTVVGDPDSGIREAWGPEVLAFR, from the coding sequence ATGACTGTCGCGGGCCAGGACTCCCTGATCCGGCGCATCGCGGGCGGGGCCGTGCGCGGCGCTCGCGATGGCGCCGTGCTCAGCTGGAAGGGCATCCCGTTCGCCGCCCCGCCCGTCGGCGAACGCCGCTTCCGCCGCCCGCAGCCGGCCCCGCCGTGGCCGGAACTGCGCGATGCCACCCGCTTCGGGCCGATGGCACCCCAGCGCGTGCTCAAGTCGATGGAGGTCGACCCCTCGGTGCCGATCGAGGAGGACTGCCTGACGGTGAACGTGTGGGCGCCGGAGGGACCTCCGCCCGAGGGGCGCGAGGGCCGCCCGGTGATGGTGTGGATCCATGGCGGCGGCTACTTCCAGGGCTCCACGGCCCAGCGCTACTACGACGGCAGCCGGCTGGCCGAGCGCGGCGACGTCGTCGTGGTGTCGATCAACTACCGCCTGGGCGTTCTCGGCTTCGTCGACTTCACGGGTCTCGGCGGGTCGGCCGCCGCATCCGGCTTCGCTCACGGCTTCGATTCGAATGTCGGCCTCCGCGACCAGATCGCCGGGCTCGAGTGGGTGCGCGAGAACATCGCCGCCTTCGGGGGAGACCCGGGCGACGTCACGCTGTTCGGGGAGTCGGCGGGAGGGGCTTGCGTCATCGCGCTCATGACCTCGCCGCCGGCCGAAGGGCTATTCCATCGGGCCATCGCGCAGAGTGCGCCCGTGACCTCGGTGTACGGGCGCGAGCGCGCCGCGCGGGTGGCTGAGCGGTTCCTCTCGATCGTGGGGATCGAGCCCGGTCAGGCGTGGCGGCTGCGCGACCTCGACCCGTTCGACCTGGTCGACGCGGGGGCCGAGCTCATCCACGAGGTCTCGGCGAGCGTGCCCGGCACCCTCGCGCTCGCGCCGGTGTGGGGAGACGAGGTGCTGCCCGAGGCTCCGCTCACCGCGTTCCGCGAGGGCAGGGCGGCGCGCATCCCGCTCATCATCGGCACCAACCACGATGAGTCGTCGTTCTTCAAGCTGATGCGCTCACCGCTCCTGCCCATCACGCCCGAGGCGGTGGAGCAGATGTTCGCCGAGATCGCGAACGACAACCCCGCGTTCAGCGGTGTGGGGGAGCGGATCACCGGTGCGTACCCCGCCTACCCCAGGCGGCGGGCGCCTGCCGAGGTGTCGCGCGACGCCGGGTTCCGCATGCCGTCCATCTGGCTCGCCGAGGCGCACAGCGCCGTCGCCCCCACCTGGATGTACCGCTTCGACCACGCGACGCCCCTGCTGAAGGTCACCGGCATCGGGGCGACGCATGCCGCCGAGCTCGCCTACGTCTTCCGCTCCTTCGCGCCGCGCGGCAAGGACATCGTGTTCGCGCTCGGCGGCCGCGCCGAGGCGCTCGCGATCTCGGAACGCATGCAGGGCCGCTGGGTCGCCTTCGCCCACGGCCTCGACCCGGATGCGCCCCACGCCCCGAACCCCGACGGCACGGTGGTCTCGTGGCCGCGTTACGACACCGACGACCGGCTGACGCTCATCATCGACCGCGACGACACCGTCGTCGGCGACCCCGACTCCGGTATTCGCGAGGCCTGGGGCCCCGAGGTGCTCGCGTTCCGCTGA